Proteins encoded in a region of the Sander lucioperca isolate FBNREF2018 chromosome 4, SLUC_FBN_1.2, whole genome shotgun sequence genome:
- the LOC118494869 gene encoding E3 ubiquitin-protein ligase TRIM21-like isoform X1, whose translation MFFFLFTPCVDMAAANYLQSEDQFLCSICLDVFTDPVTTSCGHNFCKNCITEHWNTSNRCLCPICKEGFTTRPGLRVNTFISEMVAQFRQSAQQKASSSSSEQQVSKPGEVPCDVCTGTKLKALKSCLVCLVSYCETHLEPHLTMSGLKRHQLIDPVENLEGRMCTKHDKPLELFCKTDQTCVCMICTVLDHKMHDVVPLKEEYEEKKAELGKTEAEIQQMIQKRRLKIQEIKHSVDLSEEDADREIAEGVQVFTSLKESVERGLNELINTIKEKQKTTEKQAEAFIKELEQEISELMKRSTEVEQVLRSEDHLHLLQSVQSLNIQQPPPTKDWTEVSVRPSSYEGTVVKAVVQLEETLSEEMKKLAESELKRVQQYAVDVSLDPDTAHPDLILSDDGKQVNDSDVRKNLPDNPERFSYCACVLGKQSFSSGRFYFEVQVKGKTNWDLGVVRESINRKGIITLSPENGYWIIWLRNGNEYKAAAGPSVLLSLKSPPQKVGVFVDYEEGLVSFYDVDAAALIYSFTGCSFTEKLFPYFSPGLNYGGKNSSPLIISPVRVN comes from the coding sequence atgtttttctttttatttacacCATGTGTAGATATGGCTGCTGCAAACTATCTGCAATCTGaagatcagtttctgtgctccatctgtctggatgtgttcactgatccTGTCACCACATCATGTGGACACAACTTCTGCAAAAATTGCATCACTGAACACTGGAATACTAGTAACAGGTGCCTTTGTCCCATCTGTAAGGAAGGTTTTACCACAAGACCTGGTTTGAGAGTCAACACTTTCATCTCTGAGATGGTTGCTCAGTTCAGACAGTCAGCTCAACagaaagccagcagcagcagctcagagcaacaagtgtccaaaccaggagaagttccctgtgacgtctgcactggaaccaaactgaaggccctgaagtcctgcctggtgtgtctggtctcctactgtgagactcacctggagcctcatctGACCATGTCAGGTCTGAAAAGACATCAGCTGATCGACCCTGTGGAGAACCTGGAAGGCAGGATGTGTACGAAGCATGATAAACCTCTGGAGCTGTTCTGTAAGACCGACCAGACATGTGTCTGCATGATCTGCACTGTTTTAGACCACAAGATGCATGATGTTGTTCCTCTGAAAGAAGAATATGAAGAAAAGAAGGCAGAGCTGGGGAAGACAGAGGCTGAAATTcagcagatgatccagaagagacgactgaagattcaggagatcaaacactcagtcgacctcagtgaggaagatgcagacagagagatagcagaaggtgttcaggtcttcacTTCTCTGAAGGAGTCTGTTGAGAGAGGCCTGAATGAGCTCATCAACACgatcaaagagaagcagaaaacaacagaaaaacaggccgaagctttcatcaaagagctggaacaggaaatctctgagctgatgaagagaagcactgaggtggagcaggtgttacgctctgaagaccacctccatcttctccagagTGTCCAGTCCCTAAACATCCAACAACCTCCACCCACCAAGGACTGGACAGAGGTCAGCGTCCGTCCATCATCATATGAGGGGACTGTGGTGAAAGCTGTGGTTCAGCTGGAGGAGACACTCAGTGAAGAGATGAAGAAGCTCGCTGAGTCTGAGCTGAAGAGGGTCCAGCAGTATGCAGTGGATGTGAGTCTTGATCCTGATACAGCACATCCTGAtctcatcctgtctgatgatGGGAAACAAGTGAATGATAGTGATGTGAGGAAGAATCTCCCAGACAACCCAGAGAGATTTTCTTATTGTGCTTGTGTTTTAGGAAAGCAGAGTTTCTCTTCAGGCAGATTTTACTTTGAGGTTCAAGTTAAAGGAAAGACTAACTGGGATTTAGGAGTGGTCAGAGAGTCGATCAACAGGAAGGGAATCATCACACTGAGCCCTGAGAATGGTTACTGGATTATATGGTTGAGAAATGGAAATGAGTACAAAGCTGCTGCTGGCCCTtcagtccttctctctctgaagtctcctcctcagaaggtgggggtgtttgtggattatgaggagggtctggtctccttttatgacgtagatgctgcagctcttatctactcctttactggctgctccttcactgagaaactcttccCATACTTTAGTCCCGGTCTAAATTATGGTGGTAAAAACTCTTCCCCTCtgatcatctctcctgtcagagtaaactaa
- the LOC118494869 gene encoding E3 ubiquitin-protein ligase TRIM21-like isoform X2 has protein sequence MAAANYLQSEDQFLCSICLDVFTDPVTTSCGHNFCKNCITEHWNTSNRCLCPICKEGFTTRPGLRVNTFISEMVAQFRQSAQQKASSSSSEQQVSKPGEVPCDVCTGTKLKAELGKTEAEIQQMIQKRRLKIQEIKHSVDLSEEDADREIAEGVQVFTSLKESVERGLNELINTIKEKQKTTEKQAEAFIKELEQEISELMKRSTEVEQVLRSEDHLHLLQSVQSLNIQQPPPTKDWTEVSVRPSSYEGTVVKAVVQLEETLSEEMKKLAESELKRVQQYAVDVSLDPDTAHPDLILSDDGKQVNDSDVRKNLPDNPERFSYCACVLGKQSFSSGRFYFEVQVKGKTNWDLGVVRESINRKGIITLSPENGYWIIWLRNGNEYKAAAGPSVLLSLKSPPQKVGVFVDYEEGLVSFYDVDAAALIYSFTGCSFTEKLFPYFSPGLNYGGKNSSPLIISPVRVN, from the exons ATGGCTGCTGCAAACTATCTGCAATCTGaagatcagtttctgtgctccatctgtctggatgtgttcactgatccTGTCACCACATCATGTGGACACAACTTCTGCAAAAATTGCATCACTGAACACTGGAATACTAGTAACAGGTGCCTTTGTCCCATCTGTAAGGAAGGTTTTACCACAAGACCTGGTTTGAGAGTCAACACTTTCATCTCTGAGATGGTTGCTCAGTTCAGACAGTCAGCTCAACagaaagccagcagcagcagctcagagcaacaagtgtccaaaccaggagaagttccctgtgacgtctgcactggaaccaaactgaag GCAGAGCTGGGGAAGACAGAGGCTGAAATTcagcagatgatccagaagagacgactgaagattcaggagatcaaacactcagtcgacctcagtgaggaagatgcagacagagagatagcagaaggtgttcaggtcttcacTTCTCTGAAGGAGTCTGTTGAGAGAGGCCTGAATGAGCTCATCAACACgatcaaagagaagcagaaaacaacagaaaaacaggccgaagctttcatcaaagagctggaacaggaaatctctgagctgatgaagagaagcactgaggtggagcaggtgttacgctctgaagaccacctccatcttctccagagTGTCCAGTCCCTAAACATCCAACAACCTCCACCCACCAAGGACTGGACAGAGGTCAGCGTCCGTCCATCATCATATGAGGGGACTGTGGTGAAAGCTGTGGTTCAGCTGGAGGAGACACTCAGTGAAGAGATGAAGAAGCTCGCTGAGTCTGAGCTGAAGAGGGTCCAGCAGTATGCAGTGGATGTGAGTCTTGATCCTGATACAGCACATCCTGAtctcatcctgtctgatgatGGGAAACAAGTGAATGATAGTGATGTGAGGAAGAATCTCCCAGACAACCCAGAGAGATTTTCTTATTGTGCTTGTGTTTTAGGAAAGCAGAGTTTCTCTTCAGGCAGATTTTACTTTGAGGTTCAAGTTAAAGGAAAGACTAACTGGGATTTAGGAGTGGTCAGAGAGTCGATCAACAGGAAGGGAATCATCACACTGAGCCCTGAGAATGGTTACTGGATTATATGGTTGAGAAATGGAAATGAGTACAAAGCTGCTGCTGGCCCTtcagtccttctctctctgaagtctcctcctcagaaggtgggggtgtttgtggattatgaggagggtctggtctccttttatgacgtagatgctgcagctcttatctactcctttactggctgctccttcactgagaaactcttccCATACTTTAGTCCCGGTCTAAATTATGGTGGTAAAAACTCTTCCCCTCtgatcatctctcctgtcagagtaaactaa